Part of the Pirellulales bacterium genome is shown below.
GTACCGCCGTGTCGCGCATGCCACGTCGTTCGACTTGTTCGGCCAGAGTGCCGGCACCGTCGGAAAGCACGACGCGCGCCGCCGTCTGTAGCAGCACCCGGTCGTCCTCCGACATCTGTTCGGGGCGCCGTACAAAAACACCACCGGGACGGTCGATCAATTGCGCCTCGGTGCTGTTGCCAATCGAGTTGTTGATCTCGTCGTGTAGCACCTGGCGATAACCTGACTGGTCCTCGTTCCAGATCACCAGATCGACCGACAGGCCTTTGAACCGCCAATAGGCGTGGGCGCGTATGAGTTGCCGGACGATTTCGATCTTGTTCTGGTCAGCGATTCGCAGCAGGACAATCGGCAAGTCACCCGAAATACCGTGCCCCCAAAGCCCAGACTGGCCGCGCGTGTTTCTCGCCAGCACGCTGGCACTGGCGCGGCGCAGATTCGTGGCATAGATGATCGAGCTGGCGAGCCGGCCGTACAGCTGGGCGTCAGCCTCGGTCGCATTGAGTTGTTGCAAAACGACCTGCCCGTGCGTCCATGCCAAGTCGAGTAAACGATCGGCCAGATGCCGATCATGATATTTCTCGGCCAGGCCCAACGCTCCGTCGCGCGTCTCGGAGACACCGGTCACGACGTCGACCACCGCCGTTTCGCCCGGCTCGATCGCTACCGTGCAGCGGATCGACACGATGGGGTCGAGAACCGGCCCCTCGCTGTTCGTGAGAGGAACCGGTCGCGCCATGGCCTGAGGATCGACGACACTACGGCCGCGGCCGATAAACTTCGCCTTGTCCGACTCAAACGACGGCGCGCCAACCGACGTGCCGTGTACCGACATCAAATGCACCATCCACGGCGGCTTCTCCTGATGCGATCGGGGACGACGGGTGCAAAGGATAGCGTCGCGATCGCGGATGATCTCGGTTTGTACGAACAGATTGCTGAAGGCCGGATGCGTCGCGTCCGAGGCCGGACTGGCGAGCACAACTTCCGCGTAGCTGGTCAACTCGATTGTGCGCCGTTGGCGGGAGTGGTTGGAAATATTGATCCGCCGCAGTTCGACGTCATCTTCAGGGGATACCGTCACCTCGGTATAGGTATCCAGCTCGAAATCGCGGCGGCGGAACTCGGCACGGGCCTGTGGAAAAATGGCCTTGTAAGCGGGCGAGGCCTTCAATGTTGGCTGAAACGCGGCCGACCACACTTCATTGGACGTCACATCGCGCAAATAGCAAAATGTGCCCGTATCATCTCGTGAGACGTCTTCGCGCCAGCGTGTCACGGCAATGTCTTTCCAGCGACTGTAACCGCTGCCGGCATTGGTGATCATCACATGATACTGGCCGTTCGACAGCAAATGCACTTCGGGCGTGGGCGTGCTAGGCGAAGACAGCACGCGCATCAGCACTTCGCGGGCGACTTCTGGCCGCGGCGCTTCGGTGGCTTCGGCCGACCGCGGGAAGACCGGCGCCGCCTTGGGGATGCGCTCGTGCAGTAACAACTCGGTGGCCTGAAACGGTGGATAGGCCTCGAATCGCCTTTGCATGGGTCGATCGAGCAAGGCATAGGCAAACGCCAACAGACTCATGCCCTGATGATGAGCCATGAACGAGCGCACGATGGCGAACGGCTGGCCGCCAGCAAGCCTTGCCGACGTGTAGTCCAGCGCCTCGTAGTTGCCGTAGTTGCCGTTGATTCCCATCAAGGCCATCCGCCGCAAATTGGAGCACGCCGCCTGGGGAGCCACCATCAATGCCATGGCCGCGGCATACGGCGCAATCACCAGATCGTCGGCTAGCCCTCGCTTGAAGCCCAGGCCCGGAACGCCAAAGGCACGATATTGATAGTTCAGTTGGGCATCGGTGGCGTTATATCCCGATTCGGATATACCCCAGGGGACCTTGTGACTCTCGCCGTAGGCAATTTGCCGTGCCACCGCGGCTTTGTTCGTTTGGTCGAGCAGGGTATCGTCGAAACTTGGCATCACCAGCAATGGCATCAAGTACTCGAACATCGACCCGCTCCACGACAGCAGCGTGGGCTCGCCATCGACTCCCGTCAGCAGTCGGCCGAGAGCGAACCAGTTTTCCTGCGGAAGTTGTCCTTCGGCAATCGCGACGTAGCTGGCCAGCCGCGCTTCGGAGGCCAATAAATCGTAGAAACTGGTGTCGCGTCGTCGCTCCGCGACGTTGTATCCAATCGCCAACAATCGCCGCGAGGGGTCGTACAGAAAGTCGAATTGCGCGCCGCTCAATTCCAGGCACGTCTCGCCGAGCCTGTCGTGTAGCGCGAGACGGTCCTTGGCCTGGGCACTGACGTCGTCGACGCGTTGCCGCAGTTGCACAAGCCATTCACGGCCTGGCCCAGCCGTCGCGAGCGCATCGTCGATCAGTCCAGAAAGTTGCTGTGAGAACTCCGCAACGCCTCGCAAACTAAACTTGCCATTTGCGGGCTCAAGCGCCGCTTTGAGAGGCGCTAGCGATGCTATCGCCGACGGGCCGTGTGCCTGCCATATTTCTGGCGGCGGCGGCAGCGTTGCCAACGGCAAAAATGCATTCACCTCTGCCAGCCAGGATTGAGCCTGGCGCTTAAGTGCCTCGCTCCACCCGCGTACTTGTTGATCGGAGTGCTTGGTAAACTCGGCCCACGTCGTATCGTCGGCGAACCGTTTGAGCAATTCGATCTGCCGGGAAAGCGCAGGCGGGATGTGCGCTAGTTCGTTCTCCAGCTTTCCAAGATAAGTCGCGGCGCGAAGAGGATTACGGCTGGCGCTTTCCGAATTCTCTTTATCCGCGTTGCCGCCCCGCAGAGCCTTGATCAACACCCTGAGCGTACTGCTGAGCCCCCGGAAAGCGGCAGGCGGAAGAATGTCTTCGTCGCCCAACTGCAACAAGCCCTCGCGCAGAGTAAGCAGATGGCCGACCAGATTGCCACTGTCGACCGTCGAAACATAACGCGGAGGAAGAGGCTCTAAGGTGCGCGTGTCGTACCAATTGAAGAAATGTCCCTGATACCGCTCCAGGCGTTGCATGGTCGCCAGGGTGTTGCCGGTTCGCTCTGCCAGCTCTTGCGCCGGGATAAACCCGAAATCATGGGCCGTCAGGTTAGACAGCAACGCCAAGCCGATGTTGGTGGGAGACGTGCGATGGGCGATGACCGCCGCGGGGTATTCTTGAAAGTTGTCGGGGGGAAGCCAGTTTTCCTCGCGTGTAACGAACGTCTCGAAAAAGTGCCACGTCTGTCTCGCCAGGTCTTCCAAAAACTTGCGGTCGTTGTCGTTCAGTTGAACAACATCGCTCGGCAAGAGTCGGCTGAGCCACCAGGCAATGGCCGGGGACGAAACCCATAACAGCGCTACCGGCAGCGAAGCCAACAGGGCATCGGGTCGAAAGCGCACCAGGTAGACAATGACGGATAGCGCCAGCATGGGCCCAAACCACATCGCTCGGATCGTGCCCACCAAATGTGTGCGGGCCGTCTGCTCGGCATCGCTTGAAGTGCGCCACTGCAGCAGGTTCCGCTTCGTGATTAGCAAACGACCCAGGGTGCGCACAATCGCATCCGTGCTGTAGTAAGCTTCGTCCGGCAAAAACGTCAGCGCGCATAGCGCTTGGATTGCTCTCCGCCCGAGTGATTGCAACGTGTCGCGGATGTGCAAACGCCAGGAGAGTTCGACGGGCCGCTTGACGAACTCGACAAACAACCTCAACAGGATCGGAATCAACAAAATCGCCACGACGAACAGCGTCCAAAACGACGCCGGGCCGACCGGAGTCAGCCAATACAAGACCAGCAGCAGTGTTAGCGCCGCCGGCACCAGGCTGCGCCGCAAGTTGTCGAGTATCTTCCAGCGTGAAAGAGCGGATAGTGGATTCTTGACAGTCCCGCGGGACAGGTGCGGCACCCAGGGAAAAGCCCAAGCGGCAATTTGCCAGTCACCGCGGATCCAGCGGTGCCGGCGGCTGACGTCAACGGCGTACCTGGCCGGGTACGTCTCGAACAACTCGATATCGCTGACCAGCCCCGAACGCGCGTGGCAACCCTCGATCAGATCATGACTGAGGATCAAATTGTCGGGAAGGCGGCCTCCCAGAAACTGCTCGAAGGCATCCACGTCATAGATGCCCTTACCGACGAACGAGCCTTCCTGAAACAGGTCCTGATACACATCGGACACGGTGCCGGTATAGGGATCGATCCCAGCCTGGCCGCCAAAAATGCGCACTAGCCAAGATCGCCGCGCACTGGGCAAACTCAACGAGACCCGCGGTTGCAGGATGCTGTACCCATCCACGACCGACCCGCCGCTATTGCCGCAGCATGGCCGATTCAAAGGGTGCGCCATGGTGGCCACCAATTGGCGCGCCGCTTCGCGGGGTAGCTGAGTGTCGGAATCCAACGTAATGACGTATTTCACGCCTGTCAGGGCGGTGGTATCGCCGACAATGAGAGAAAAGTTCTTTCCGTCTGCTCCGCGGAGAAATCCGTTCAAGTCTGCCAGCTTGCCACGCTTGCGTTCGTGTCCCATCCAAACCCGCTCTTGCGCATTCCAGCGGCGCGGCCGATGAAACAAGAAGAAGATGCTGTTCCGGTCGGCCTGATACTTTTCGTTCAATGCCTGGATTTCGTCGCGGGCCAGGTCCAACAGCGGCTGATCTTCTGCGCTCACGGCCGCCGGCGCATCGCGCAGGTCGCTGAGCAACGCGAAATGTAAACTGTCGTCCCGATTGGCCAGATAGCGAACCTCGAGGGCCTCGACCAGATCTCGCACTCCGTCGGCGCTGGTGAGCATGGTCGGAATCGCCACGATCGTGCGATTCTCCGCGGGGATCCCCGCGGAAAAGTCCATCCTCGGCAGGGTTCGCGGAACGACGACCAAGGTAGCGAGCCAATTGACAACCGCTACGCCCAACTGCGAGGCGCCGAGAAATACCAGCAGAACCGTGGCCCCTATCAGCACGGCGCCGGCATCATGGTGTACGTCTTGAACAATCGCGGCCGCCAAAGTTGCCACGGTAAGGAGGACGGTCGTTCCTAGATACAACAGCAGCGCATGGCGTCGTCCCCAGCGCAGCACTTTTCGCGCGATCGAGATCCGCGCATTGACGAGCGTCTCGAGTTCAGGCAGGCCGCGATCGATCAAAAAGTAACCGACATGCGCCGACCTGTCGCGTACGCCTCGCAAGTTGGCAGCTTTCATCGCCAGCTGTACAGCGCCTAATGCGACCTGCCATTCGGGCAGACGCGCGTTCTTGGCCACGCGTTCTATGACATGCCGATACCGATCACGCGTGGCAAAATCCATCTCGGCGTAAACGTCCGAGTAACCTTCCTCTTCTTGCAAGATGCGGCGATACTCGCGCACACCGGCTTCGTCGGGATGGGCAAATTCCTCAGGCGGATAGCCGCGCAAAATCTGCTCGACCACGCTAAGCGATTCAACGAACGAATGCCAGTCCATGGCACCCAGGAATCGCAAGCTGGTGACGCTATTGCCGATCGAGACTTGATCCGCCGCTTGCTGTTGCCCCTCGCTCTGCATGAGCTGCTCGATCGTGACATGCCGTTCGGCCAGGCGTTCTTCCAACCATAGCAATGGCAGCGCCATCACATGGCTGTGCTCTTGCAGCCGGCGGGCAAACTCGGCCACGAATTCGCTGTCCATAGCGGTGCTGGACCCGCTCATCTCGGCGATCACCAGAATCAAGCCGCGCGGGTCCGTCTCCGCCGCGTTGATCATGCGATCGGCCCACACATTCGCCTCGTCGCGGTGCAGCCTGGCGGCCGTCATGCGCGCGACCACGCGACGAAGATTGTCGATCAACGCCAGCCGCAGCATGATGGGAATCGCCCACAGCTCTCCCAGTGCAAGCGGAGATATCGTTTGGTAAGCGGCAACCAGCGACGTGAGACTATCGGCGGTAACCCGACCATCGACGTGCGAGATTAGTTCCTGGGCGATATCGTAAACGCGCGGAAGACCTGTAAGAGGTCCCTTGGTCAAACGGGGCAACTCGGTGCTGTAATTCTTCGGCAGGTGGCGTCGCGCCGTACGGATTTGCTCTTCGATCAGATAGAAATTATCGAGCAACCATTCGTCGGCGGGCGATGTACGCCGCTTGGCGGCAATCGCCGAAACGACCAGCTTGTAACCGCGCTGCAGGATCTGCTCGTTCTCGTGCAGGCGACCGAGCAGATGATCGGGCCCGGGACGCAAATCGACTTCGTGCCAAGCGGCCAGCGATTTGGCGTGCTTTTCCAGCTGATCCGTGCTGAATAGCTCGGATCGCAACGGTTCTTCATCGGGTCCGCCAAGCGGAATCGGTTTCGACCGACTGGCAAGATTCAAGAGCCGATGAGCCAACTCGCGATGCCGTACCTCCAAACCGTAAGACTCCTCATGTCGAAGATTTGGGCGACCGCAGAGCGGCGGTGAACAACTCTATCGTACGCCATAAACTGCTTGCGCTCAACCGACGGAAAATTCCGAACACCTGGCGCGACTTGAGGATACGTCAATCGAGCTGCATGGCAATGGGGCGCACTGCGTGCGTCCATAACGGTGTCGATTCAACCACTCTGGCTGTTTTTCAAGCAGCCCGCTCCGGCATCTGTGGGAACCACTCGTTCGCCGCATTCCGTGCGGTTACTACTGTGCGCACGGCACTTTATTTGCACTGCAAGTAGTTTGGGCGTTGATTTTCCGGCGTCCTCATTCTTCTTGGTGTTTCTATATGCCTGAGTCATTGCGCATCGCCATCGCGGACGACGATCGCTCCACACGCGAGTTGCTACAACGGATGATTGCTCATCTAGGGCACTCGGTGGTTGCTACGGCTGAGAATGGTGAAACACTGATCGCGCAGTGCAAACAGGTGCAACCGGACGTTGTCATTACCGATAACATGATGGCGGATGTTAACGGAATGGATGCCGCCTTGGAGATCTACAAGTCACGGCCGCTGCCCATTGTCTTGCTGTCCGGCTATTGCGACCCGAAGTTAGTACGCAGTGCTGAGGAAAAGCATGTGCTCGTCTACCTGGTAAAGCCGATCAGCGAAGCCCACCTCGAAGCCGCCTTGGCGCGTTGCACCGAGGAGCTGCGCGCTGCGCCCATGCGTGAATTGGACGAGCAGAACGACGTGCTGATGAGCGCAACCGAGCAATCAGGTGACTCTCGATTTCAGACCCGCAG
Proteins encoded:
- a CDS encoding response regulator; the encoded protein is MPESLRIAIADDDRSTRELLQRMIAHLGHSVVATAENGETLIAQCKQVQPDVVITDNMMADVNGMDAALEIYKSRPLPIVLLSGYCDPKLVRSAEEKHVLVYLVKPISEAHLEAALARCTEELRAAPMRELDEQNDVLMSATEQSGDSRFQTRSHTAPAEQRPV
- a CDS encoding glucoamylase family protein, with protein sequence MEVRHRELAHRLLNLASRSKPIPLGGPDEEPLRSELFSTDQLEKHAKSLAAWHEVDLRPGPDHLLGRLHENEQILQRGYKLVVSAIAAKRRTSPADEWLLDNFYLIEEQIRTARRHLPKNYSTELPRLTKGPLTGLPRVYDIAQELISHVDGRVTADSLTSLVAAYQTISPLALGELWAIPIMLRLALIDNLRRVVARMTAARLHRDEANVWADRMINAAETDPRGLILVIAEMSGSSTAMDSEFVAEFARRLQEHSHVMALPLLWLEERLAERHVTIEQLMQSEGQQQAADQVSIGNSVTSLRFLGAMDWHSFVESLSVVEQILRGYPPEEFAHPDEAGVREYRRILQEEEGYSDVYAEMDFATRDRYRHVIERVAKNARLPEWQVALGAVQLAMKAANLRGVRDRSAHVGYFLIDRGLPELETLVNARISIARKVLRWGRRHALLLYLGTTVLLTVATLAAAIVQDVHHDAGAVLIGATVLLVFLGASQLGVAVVNWLATLVVVPRTLPRMDFSAGIPAENRTIVAIPTMLTSADGVRDLVEALEVRYLANRDDSLHFALLSDLRDAPAAVSAEDQPLLDLARDEIQALNEKYQADRNSIFFLFHRPRRWNAQERVWMGHERKRGKLADLNGFLRGADGKNFSLIVGDTTALTGVKYVITLDSDTQLPREAARQLVATMAHPLNRPCCGNSGGSVVDGYSILQPRVSLSLPSARRSWLVRIFGGQAGIDPYTGTVSDVYQDLFQEGSFVGKGIYDVDAFEQFLGGRLPDNLILSHDLIEGCHARSGLVSDIELFETYPARYAVDVSRRHRWIRGDWQIAAWAFPWVPHLSRGTVKNPLSALSRWKILDNLRRSLVPAALTLLLVLYWLTPVGPASFWTLFVVAILLIPILLRLFVEFVKRPVELSWRLHIRDTLQSLGRRAIQALCALTFLPDEAYYSTDAIVRTLGRLLITKRNLLQWRTSSDAEQTARTHLVGTIRAMWFGPMLALSVIVYLVRFRPDALLASLPVALLWVSSPAIAWWLSRLLPSDVVQLNDNDRKFLEDLARQTWHFFETFVTREENWLPPDNFQEYPAAVIAHRTSPTNIGLALLSNLTAHDFGFIPAQELAERTGNTLATMQRLERYQGHFFNWYDTRTLEPLPPRYVSTVDSGNLVGHLLTLREGLLQLGDEDILPPAAFRGLSSTLRVLIKALRGGNADKENSESASRNPLRAATYLGKLENELAHIPPALSRQIELLKRFADDTTWAEFTKHSDQQVRGWSEALKRQAQSWLAEVNAFLPLATLPPPPEIWQAHGPSAIASLAPLKAALEPANGKFSLRGVAEFSQQLSGLIDDALATAGPGREWLVQLRQRVDDVSAQAKDRLALHDRLGETCLELSGAQFDFLYDPSRRLLAIGYNVAERRRDTSFYDLLASEARLASYVAIAEGQLPQENWFALGRLLTGVDGEPTLLSWSGSMFEYLMPLLVMPSFDDTLLDQTNKAAVARQIAYGESHKVPWGISESGYNATDAQLNYQYRAFGVPGLGFKRGLADDLVIAPYAAAMALMVAPQAACSNLRRMALMGINGNYGNYEALDYTSARLAGGQPFAIVRSFMAHHQGMSLLAFAYALLDRPMQRRFEAYPPFQATELLLHERIPKAAPVFPRSAEATEAPRPEVAREVLMRVLSSPSTPTPEVHLLSNGQYHVMITNAGSGYSRWKDIAVTRWREDVSRDDTGTFCYLRDVTSNEVWSAAFQPTLKASPAYKAIFPQARAEFRRRDFELDTYTEVTVSPEDDVELRRINISNHSRQRRTIELTSYAEVVLASPASDATHPAFSNLFVQTEIIRDRDAILCTRRPRSHQEKPPWMVHLMSVHGTSVGAPSFESDKAKFIGRGRSVVDPQAMARPVPLTNSEGPVLDPIVSIRCTVAIEPGETAVVDVVTGVSETRDGALGLAEKYHDRHLADRLLDLAWTHGQVVLQQLNATEADAQLYGRLASSIIYATNLRRASASVLARNTRGQSGLWGHGISGDLPIVLLRIADQNKIEIVRQLIRAHAYWRFKGLSVDLVIWNEDQSGYRQVLHDEINNSIGNSTEAQLIDRPGGVFVRRPEQMSEDDRVLLQTAARVVLSDGAGTLAEQVERRGMRDTAV